One genomic window of Methanosarcina acetivorans C2A includes the following:
- a CDS encoding disaggregatase related repeat-containing protein, with product MLKRQIGALLLAACLILTAVPAALGAQNTITVSPTSGTNAQTAINNAINSVAAGATSSNPGYVLLSAGTYQISAPIILKSNVILKGAGDSTIIYATGSVCNSEGSPAYVFGSGVSNVEVSNLQFKSTATGPSDGGHGDYRNCIKLTSSTNSKVHDILFTRYLYGDGVRISKSSGINVYNCRITSSGHDGVSFLSGTKDSRMYNCYVEVQTNTGVRVDNCANIEVDHNTFTGSAGSGWCCVELENTLTNVNVHHNIMHDYKGSSSSAGIGNWNAKGSISVHDNVMWNVSPYVEVGSGTNILGPSDHSVENWVAKGYGYGSLGSVSSSQDTTVDSTSETDTQTAINATAATETKETEVATTNDQTTVNENTVTATTPEQVAGTENTSSTEENATGIVIDNRLREASPDVVYQDKVYIDIGGRPGVGRYRDLILFDLSKYDEAENITNATLSLYWYYPDGIERPEDTIVEIYRPAAAWSPENVTWNSRDTGVLWTQPGGDWFDMNNTSQGDAPYATITLKGSDIPDNRYYELNVTELVKEYVSGEYENTGFLIKTQNENADYVAFYSSDIEDKDKRPTLNIEEKAVA from the coding sequence ATGCTAAAAAGACAGATAGGAGCCCTACTCCTAGCAGCATGCCTAATTTTAACAGCCGTACCCGCTGCGTTAGGCGCACAGAATACAATAACTGTAAGTCCGACGTCTGGAACAAATGCCCAGACTGCAATTAATAACGCAATAAATTCTGTAGCAGCCGGAGCAACATCAAGTAACCCGGGATATGTCCTCCTTAGTGCTGGTACTTATCAGATAAGTGCACCTATAATTTTGAAATCTAATGTAATACTGAAAGGTGCGGGCGACAGCACAATAATATATGCTACGGGTTCAGTTTGTAACTCCGAGGGATCACCTGCATATGTATTCGGGTCAGGTGTTTCTAACGTTGAAGTATCTAATCTTCAATTCAAAAGTACAGCAACTGGACCAAGTGACGGAGGCCATGGAGACTATCGAAACTGCATAAAACTCACGTCTTCGACTAACAGTAAAGTACACGACATTTTATTCACTCGCTATCTATATGGTGATGGTGTCAGAATCAGTAAAAGTTCTGGAATAAATGTATATAACTGTAGAATAACATCCTCAGGACACGATGGCGTGTCATTTTTGTCCGGCACCAAGGATTCCAGAATGTATAACTGCTATGTTGAGGTTCAGACCAACACAGGTGTCAGGGTAGACAACTGTGCAAATATTGAAGTGGACCATAATACCTTCACAGGTAGCGCCGGGTCTGGCTGGTGTTGTGTTGAACTGGAAAATACACTGACAAATGTGAATGTCCATCACAACATTATGCATGATTACAAAGGATCAAGCAGCAGTGCAGGCATTGGAAATTGGAATGCAAAAGGATCGATTAGCGTCCATGATAATGTTATGTGGAACGTGTCCCCTTACGTAGAGGTAGGTTCAGGCACAAACATACTGGGACCGTCTGATCACAGTGTTGAGAATTGGGTAGCAAAAGGGTATGGATATGGCTCTCTTGGCAGTGTGTCAAGCTCACAGGATACAACTGTAGATTCGACATCTGAAACGGATACCCAGACTGCAATTAATGCAACTGCTGCAACGGAAACAAAAGAAACTGAAGTTGCAACAACCAATGATCAGACAACAGTTAATGAAAACACTGTAACAGCGACTACTCCTGAACAGGTAGCTGGAACTGAGAACACATCTTCAACAGAAGAAAATGCAACAGGCATTGTCATAGACAACCGCCTCAGGGAAGCATCTCCTGATGTCGTTTACCAGGACAAGGTATATATTGACATCGGAGGCAGGCCCGGAGTAGGTAGGTATAGAGACCTGATCCTTTTTGACCTGAGCAAATACGATGAAGCAGAGAATATTACCAATGCAACCCTGTCCCTTTACTGGTACTATCCTGATGGAATAGAAAGACCGGAAGATACGATCGTGGAGATATACAGACCTGCTGCAGCCTGGAGTCCCGAAAATGTGACCTGGAACAGCCGGGATACGGGAGTGCTCTGGACACAGCCCGGAGGAGACTGGTTCGACATGAACAATACCTCTCAGGGAGATGCACCGTATGCTACGATAACCCTGAAAGGAAGCGATATTCCGGACAACAGGTACTATGAGCTGAATGTAACCGAGCTCGTAAAAGAATACGTCAGCGGCGAGTACGAAAATACAGGGTTCCTGATCAAGACCCAAAACGAAAATGCGGATTATGTAGCATTCTACAGCAGCGATATCGAAGACAAAGACAAGCGTCCAACGCTGAATATAGAAGAGAAAGCTGTAGCATAA
- a CDS encoding disaggregatase related repeat-containing protein: MNENQQIYRLGEKKRKGILILTLITLVTIVTIALSNAPPEQTVYVNTDGSGDFNCDGTDDHVEINKALAYVTENPEYTTVHLKGPNTYVISDSIFIGSDTILEGDSTAVIKLEDKADWPLEKPLITQIDSSENHNITIRGFEIDGNHDGNKEKSRGKGYHNLIHFLNCKNIQVYDMYMHDNHGDGLKVVKGSNIQFYNNTVYKLGHDALYIIYSSNIEAWNNRITCRTNSGLRVYNGNHVKFYNNVINSEGEGGAGIEIQKAGASTAMNDIEIYNNLIYETNTAGIWITGYGSEYSKDSAKDVYIHNNKFYKTGINAGADWSGGIVLNGFYDTLIENNIFDSCYGAAIAHKEVDEEFSAPGSNYTTIARNNIIINTQSSPTAGEGYAFYNKLQNTHSFILENNCLSNNLGGDYMYASSTSDVQADPALIEQIGKNGSSVQNLPCADAINAGPQETPPEIEHGMGQEEGSYIERAISKMVGFVKNTFLGFASGESEEENLKIISLSVASDNRLKEEAPNTTYRETEYIDVGERPGGGIYRDVMLFELKQLDETDSIEKATLSLFWYYPEEARPEDIVLEVYRPEKWCEEHVTWEEREIETPWQNPGGDWYDRNDVLQGSMPYATITIKGSTLPDNRYYELDVTELVKEYVSGEYENTGFLIKARSESSNYIAFYSSEWQNKAQRPKLTIEYVNE; this comes from the coding sequence ATGAACGAAAATCAGCAGATATACAGACTGGGGGAAAAAAAGAGAAAAGGGATCCTGATCTTAACTCTTATAACTCTTGTTACAATTGTAACTATTGCTCTCTCAAATGCCCCGCCCGAACAGACTGTTTATGTAAATACCGACGGGAGTGGAGATTTCAATTGTGATGGAACCGATGACCATGTCGAGATTAACAAAGCCCTCGCATACGTTACAGAAAACCCGGAGTACACAACCGTTCATTTGAAAGGCCCCAACACATACGTCATCTCGGACAGCATCTTCATTGGTAGCGATACAATCCTGGAAGGGGACTCCACAGCTGTGATAAAACTTGAAGATAAGGCAGACTGGCCATTAGAGAAACCCCTGATTACCCAGATCGATAGTTCGGAAAACCATAATATTACAATAAGAGGCTTTGAGATTGACGGGAACCACGATGGGAATAAAGAAAAAAGCAGAGGGAAAGGGTACCACAACCTGATCCATTTCCTAAATTGTAAAAATATTCAGGTTTACGATATGTATATGCACGACAACCACGGCGATGGGCTGAAAGTGGTGAAAGGATCCAATATTCAGTTTTACAATAACACCGTCTATAAACTCGGGCATGACGCTCTTTACATAATCTATTCTTCGAACATAGAAGCCTGGAACAACAGGATAACGTGCAGAACAAACAGCGGACTCAGAGTATATAATGGAAACCACGTTAAATTCTATAACAACGTCATCAATTCCGAAGGGGAAGGAGGAGCAGGAATTGAAATCCAGAAAGCAGGCGCTTCAACAGCAATGAATGATATCGAAATCTACAACAACCTGATTTATGAAACAAATACTGCAGGCATCTGGATTACAGGCTACGGGTCCGAATATTCAAAAGACTCTGCAAAAGACGTGTACATTCACAATAATAAATTTTATAAAACCGGTATTAATGCCGGAGCTGACTGGTCAGGAGGAATTGTCCTCAACGGTTTTTACGACACCCTGATAGAAAACAACATATTCGATAGCTGCTACGGGGCAGCAATTGCCCATAAAGAAGTAGATGAAGAGTTTTCAGCTCCGGGCTCAAACTACACAACCATCGCACGAAATAATATAATAATAAATACCCAATCAAGCCCTACAGCCGGGGAAGGTTATGCATTTTATAACAAATTGCAAAACACCCACTCATTCATCCTTGAAAACAACTGCCTCTCAAACAATTTGGGCGGAGACTACATGTATGCCAGCTCTACTTCGGATGTACAGGCCGATCCCGCACTTATCGAACAGATAGGTAAAAACGGGTCTTCAGTGCAAAATCTGCCCTGCGCAGACGCCATAAATGCCGGACCGCAGGAAACGCCACCTGAGATCGAGCACGGCATGGGACAGGAAGAAGGATCATATATTGAAAGGGCGATCTCAAAAATGGTAGGGTTTGTGAAAAATACGTTTTTGGGTTTTGCTTCGGGAGAATCGGAGGAAGAAAACCTAAAAATCATCTCACTTTCGGTTGCCTCGGACAACCGGCTGAAAGAAGAAGCTCCTAACACGACGTACAGGGAAACCGAATATATAGATGTGGGAGAAAGGCCGGGTGGAGGAATATACAGGGACGTTATGCTGTTTGAACTGAAGCAGCTGGATGAAACAGACAGTATTGAAAAGGCAACCCTTTCTCTGTTCTGGTATTACCCTGAAGAAGCCAGGCCGGAAGATATTGTTCTGGAAGTTTACAGGCCGGAAAAATGGTGTGAGGAACACGTTACCTGGGAAGAAAGAGAAATAGAAACCCCCTGGCAGAACCCGGGAGGAGACTGGTACGACAGGAACGATGTTCTGCAGGGCAGCATGCCATATGCTACGATTACCATTAAAGGCAGTACCCTTCCTGACAACAGGTATTATGAACTGGATGTAACCGAGCTCGTAAAAGAATATGTCAGTGGAGAATACGAAAATACCGGTTTCCTGATCAAAGCCCGCAGTGAAAGCAGCAATTATATTGCATTTTACAGTTCGGAATGGCAAAACAAAGCCCAGAGGCCAAAACTTACTATAGAGTATGTAAATGAATAA
- a CDS encoding glycosyltransferase family 2 protein: protein MYSALTLCLSSLISNPTSIVSSPSQLSDRHLRHEFTVLIPAQNEEASIGSKVLLAASYSDRVLVLDKGSTDRTMEVASLGGARVVPLVGGEEALLKVLYRVSLDSELVVLIYPECMQDIDLISHVLEPLRLGFDLSVGSWPCRVSCEQETVMLLNRKSTFKEKIGFLAVTSKALQDINSGKEHLSLNSLLSAAKSEKLKVNYLSFDVDPAFRKLESTRIGVVVPAYNEELLIGETLNGIPEYVDRIYVIDDGSTDRTGEIVKKFGDSRIVYLRHEVNKGVGAGIIDGYKLALKDEMDIVAVMAGDNQMDPTQLPRLIFPIIEGLADYTKGNRLLSDNFMAGMSRWRSFGNLLLSFLTKIGSGYWHIMDPQNGYTAISRQALEVIDLDSVYPYYGYCNDLLIKLNAFGMRVMDVVIPARYGREKSSIRYSKYIRKVSPMLFRGFLWRLRIKYTVLDFHPLVLFYFLGMFALPLSVLLGIWGLLQLLLQNPLPSYYPLLGFLVLGTGLQMLLFGMLFDMQVEKKKNEKVGLAR from the coding sequence TTTACGGTTTTGATTCCGGCTCAAAACGAAGAAGCTTCCATAGGAAGCAAAGTCCTGCTTGCGGCAAGTTACTCAGACCGCGTACTTGTGCTTGACAAAGGGTCTACTGACCGAACTATGGAAGTGGCATCTCTTGGTGGGGCAAGAGTTGTTCCCTTGGTAGGAGGAGAGGAAGCCCTGCTCAAAGTCCTTTACAGGGTATCCCTTGATTCCGAGCTTGTTGTTCTTATCTATCCTGAGTGCATGCAGGACATAGACCTGATTTCTCATGTCCTTGAGCCGTTGAGGCTGGGATTTGACCTGTCGGTAGGTTCCTGGCCCTGTAGGGTTTCCTGTGAACAGGAAACAGTCATGCTTCTGAACAGGAAAAGTACCTTCAAAGAAAAGATAGGTTTTCTTGCCGTGACTTCGAAAGCACTTCAGGATATTAACTCAGGCAAAGAGCATCTGTCTTTGAACTCCCTGCTTTCTGCTGCGAAATCCGAAAAACTTAAGGTTAACTACCTGAGCTTTGACGTTGACCCGGCATTCAGAAAGCTTGAAAGCACCCGTATAGGGGTAGTAGTGCCTGCCTATAACGAAGAACTGCTTATCGGAGAGACCTTGAACGGGATTCCGGAATATGTTGACCGGATCTATGTTATCGATGATGGGAGTACTGACCGGACCGGAGAAATTGTAAAAAAGTTCGGAGACTCGAGAATCGTTTATCTGCGCCACGAAGTAAACAAAGGTGTCGGAGCAGGGATCATTGACGGGTACAAGCTTGCTCTAAAAGACGAAATGGATATTGTAGCAGTTATGGCTGGGGATAACCAGATGGACCCTACCCAGCTTCCGAGATTGATCTTCCCGATTATTGAGGGACTGGCCGACTATACAAAGGGCAACCGGCTTCTCTCAGACAATTTCATGGCCGGGATGAGCAGGTGGAGGTCTTTTGGAAACCTCCTGCTAAGTTTCCTGACTAAAATAGGAAGTGGATACTGGCATATCATGGACCCGCAGAACGGGTATACAGCCATTTCCAGGCAGGCTCTTGAGGTTATCGATCTGGACTCCGTTTATCCTTACTACGGCTACTGTAACGACCTGCTGATCAAGCTCAACGCCTTTGGAATGAGGGTCATGGACGTGGTAATTCCTGCCCGTTACGGCAGAGAAAAATCTTCCATAAGGTACAGTAAGTATATCCGTAAGGTTTCACCAATGCTTTTCAGGGGTTTTCTCTGGAGGCTCAGGATCAAATACACGGTGCTTGACTTCCATCCTCTGGTGTTGTTCTACTTCCTCGGGATGTTCGCCTTGCCTTTGAGCGTCCTCCTTGGGATCTGGGGACTTTTGCAGCTATTGCTTCAAAATCCGCTTCCATCCTATTACCCACTGCTCGGTTTCCTTGTACTGGGTACCGGACTTCAGATGCTCCTGTTCGGAATGCTCTTTGATATGCAGGTTGAAAAGAAAAAGAATGAAAAGGTAGGACTTGCTCGTTGA